DNA from Acidimicrobiales bacterium:
CATGCGCGTGATGCGCGCCTGCAGCAGGTCCCAGTCGTCGGCGATGAAGTACTGCGCCTCCCGGCCGGAGTGCCCGTCCACGTCGAAGGTGGGCACCTCGTAGCGCGCCCCCGGCACGAAGAGCGCGAGCCAGTCGTCCCAGCGCCAGGCCGACAGGAGCTCGGCCTCGTCGTAGAGGAACTCCTCGACGACCGGCCGCGTCACCTCGTCGAGCGCGGCCAAGGTAGCGATCGCCATCACACCTCCTGCGTGCCCGTCACGAGCCCGTTCCAGCGGCGCCAGAAGTGGCGCACGCGGCCCTCGTCGATCGTCCGCACCGGGCCGCCCTCCGCCTCGAGCGCGATCCCACGCGAGACGTCGTTCCAGTCGACCCCCCGGCGCGGGTCCCCCGCCGTCGCCTCGATGGCGCGCTGGATCGCCTCCTGGGCCTCGAGGTCGTCGGGCGTCGCGAGGCCGCCGGGACCGATGAAGCTCGCCAGGATCTTCAGCCGCAGGTCGGTGGCCTCCGGGGGCTCGTCGCGGGGCGCCAGCGCGAAGGCGGAGATCTCCGTCAGGTTCGGCGCGACCGGCTCGAGCAGGCGGATCGAGATCCCCTCGATGTCGAACAGCAGCAGGTTCGGGAACATGAAGAGCGTGCGGCTGTAGTCGGCGATGAGCGAGGCGCGCTCGCGGTCCAGCCGGGCGAAGAGCGCCTGGCGGTTCGCCTCGATGCGGGCCCGCTCGGCCTCGCCGAAGCGGGGCTCCCAGTCGAACCCCACCCGCCCCGAGTGGCCGTTCTGGATCCCGACGA
Protein-coding regions in this window:
- a CDS encoding SRPBCC family protein, translating into SPDAYPSDSGFRERLGLRPVAGLEILHDFVFITFNEQAPPLAEYLGDAAYYLGLVADHSPAGMRVLPGTQRYFSRANWKLGVENAMDGYHFSPSHITFLEYLKSTGFTTSDEGGRGLKLDRGHVVGIQNGHSGRVGFDWEPRFGEAERARIEANRQALFARLDRERASLIADYSRTLFMFPNLLLFDIEGISIRLLEPVAPNLTEISAFALAPRDEPPEATDLRLKILASFIGPGGLATPDDLEAQEAIQRAIEATAGDPRRGVDWNDVSRGIALEAEGGPVRTIDEGRVRHFWRRWNGLVTGTQEV